Proteins from one Setaria italica strain Yugu1 chromosome V, Setaria_italica_v2.0, whole genome shotgun sequence genomic window:
- the LOC101759225 gene encoding probable NAD kinase 1 isoform X2 — translation MSLDELADKSSPEEIQLDSKFRSFNPGPIPIPAAPTIRSLADSVSDERVDVMASHQSENGSGSISTASSTVSSIESEKAAYEYLAQTPIKSTDAHLVEFSEAMRTVAKALRRVAEGKAAAQAEAAEWKRKYELEMAHKQQSKIKGCGSCISNDLDKLASQLTLETSASDQLGCCGKHGICSHEVLQDEVPGPIPRSNHKMVGRKASFKLSWGCNGDKNGQHKHDFVSFEKGDITTAERSNKQILLKWESTPQTVLFITKPNSNSVHVLCAEMVRWLKEHKNINVFVEPRVSKELLTEDSNYNFIQTWDNDEEMKLLHTKVDLIVTLGGDGTVLWAASLFKGPVPPVVAFSLGSLGFMTPFPSEQYRDCLDNVLNGPFSITLRNRLQCHVIRDAAKDELVTEDPILVLNEVTIDRGISSYLTYLECYCDSSFVTCVQGDGLIISTTSGSTAYSLAAGGSMVHPQVPGILFTPICPHSLSFRPLILPEYVTLRVQVPYNSRGHAWASFDGKDRRQLSPGDALICSISPWPVPTACVMDSTTDFLRSIHEGLHWNLRKSQSSDGPRD, via the exons ATGTCGCTCGACGAGCTCGCCGACAAG TCATCGCCCGAGGAAATTCAGCTGGATTCCAAGTTCAGGAGCTTCAACCCAGGGCCGATTCCGATCCCAGCTGCTCCGACCATCAGATCATTGGCCGACTCG GTTTCTGATGAGAGAGTGGATGTCATGGCCTCACATCAAAGTGAAAATGGATCCGGATCCATCTCTACGGCTAGTTCTACTGTTAGTTCAATAGAATCAGAGAAAGCAGCCTATGAATACCTTGCTCAAACTCCTATCAAGTCGACTGATGCACACCTTGTTGAGTTTTCAGAGGCTATGAGAA CTGTTGCAAAGGCCTTACGGCGAGTAGCTGAAGGCAAGGCTGCTGCTCAAGCAGAGGCGGCAGAGTGGAAACGCAAGTATGAATTAGAGATGGCGCACAAGCAACAGAGTAAAATCAAAG GCTGTGGCAGTTGTATCAGTAATGACTTAGACAAACTGGCCAGTCAACTAACCCTGGAGACATCAGCATCTGATCAATTAGGATGCTGTGGAAAGCATGGTATATGTTCACATGAGGTTCTCCAGGACGAAGTTCCTGGACCTATCCCAAGATCTAATCACAAGATGGTAGGGAGAAAGGCATCATTTAAACTTTCATGGGGATGTAATGGAGATAAAAATGGCCAGCATAAGCATGATTTTGTGTCCTTTGAAAAAGGTGATATAACAACAGCAGAACGGAGTAATAAGCAG ATCTTACTGAAATGGGAATCAACACCACAAACAGTGCTTTTCATAACCAAACCTAATTCCAACTCTGTGCATGTTCTTTGTGCAGAAATGGTCAG ATGGCTTAAGGAACATAAAAATATAAATGTCTTTGTTGAGCCACGCGTTAGCAAGGAGCTTCTAACTGAGGATTCCAACTATAACTTCATCCAAACATGGGATAATG ATGAGGAGATGAAGCTGCTGCACACAAAGGTTGATCTCATTGTAACTCTTGGCGGTGATGGAACTGTACTGTGG GCTGCATCATTGTTCAAAGGACCAGTTCCTCCAGTTGTTGCATTCTCCCTTGGATCACTCGGCTTCATGACACCTTTCC CAAGCGAGCAATACCGCGATTGCTTGGACAATGTTCTGAATGGACCATTTAGCATCACATTGAGAAACCGTCTACAGTGTCATGTAATCCGAGATGCAGCAAAGGATGAACTCGTGACCGAGGATCCAATATTAGTGTTAAACGAAGTTACAATCGACCGAGGAATATCATCTTACCTTACCTACTTGGAATGCTACTGTGACAGTTCTTTTGTTACTTGCGTACAAGGAGATGGACTAATCATATCAACTACATCTGGAAGCACAGCATATTCACTAGCAGCTGGAGGATCCATGGTTCATCCGCAG GTCCCAGGGATCCTTTTCACTCCAATCTGTCCGCATTCCTTGTCATTCAGACCTTTGATACTGCCTGAATACGTGACTCTGCGCGTTCAAGTGCCTTACAATAGCAGGGGCCATGCCTGGGCATCTTTTGACGGCAAAGATCGAAGGCAGTTATCACCCGGCGACGCTCTGATATGCAGCATTTCTCCTTGGCCTGTGCCAACAGCCTGCGTGATGGATTCAACGACCGATTTCCTGCGCAGCATCCACGAGGGTCTCCACTGGAACCTGAGGAAATCCCAGTCGTCCGACGGCCCGCGTGATTGA
- the LOC101759225 gene encoding probable NAD kinase 1 isoform X1, with protein sequence MSLDELADKEQSSPEEIQLDSKFRSFNPGPIPIPAAPTIRSLADSVSDERVDVMASHQSENGSGSISTASSTVSSIESEKAAYEYLAQTPIKSTDAHLVEFSEAMRTVAKALRRVAEGKAAAQAEAAEWKRKYELEMAHKQQSKIKGCGSCISNDLDKLASQLTLETSASDQLGCCGKHGICSHEVLQDEVPGPIPRSNHKMVGRKASFKLSWGCNGDKNGQHKHDFVSFEKGDITTAERSNKQILLKWESTPQTVLFITKPNSNSVHVLCAEMVRWLKEHKNINVFVEPRVSKELLTEDSNYNFIQTWDNDEEMKLLHTKVDLIVTLGGDGTVLWAASLFKGPVPPVVAFSLGSLGFMTPFPSEQYRDCLDNVLNGPFSITLRNRLQCHVIRDAAKDELVTEDPILVLNEVTIDRGISSYLTYLECYCDSSFVTCVQGDGLIISTTSGSTAYSLAAGGSMVHPQVPGILFTPICPHSLSFRPLILPEYVTLRVQVPYNSRGHAWASFDGKDRRQLSPGDALICSISPWPVPTACVMDSTTDFLRSIHEGLHWNLRKSQSSDGPRD encoded by the exons ATGTCGCTCGACGAGCTCGCCGACAAG GAGCAGTCATCGCCCGAGGAAATTCAGCTGGATTCCAAGTTCAGGAGCTTCAACCCAGGGCCGATTCCGATCCCAGCTGCTCCGACCATCAGATCATTGGCCGACTCG GTTTCTGATGAGAGAGTGGATGTCATGGCCTCACATCAAAGTGAAAATGGATCCGGATCCATCTCTACGGCTAGTTCTACTGTTAGTTCAATAGAATCAGAGAAAGCAGCCTATGAATACCTTGCTCAAACTCCTATCAAGTCGACTGATGCACACCTTGTTGAGTTTTCAGAGGCTATGAGAA CTGTTGCAAAGGCCTTACGGCGAGTAGCTGAAGGCAAGGCTGCTGCTCAAGCAGAGGCGGCAGAGTGGAAACGCAAGTATGAATTAGAGATGGCGCACAAGCAACAGAGTAAAATCAAAG GCTGTGGCAGTTGTATCAGTAATGACTTAGACAAACTGGCCAGTCAACTAACCCTGGAGACATCAGCATCTGATCAATTAGGATGCTGTGGAAAGCATGGTATATGTTCACATGAGGTTCTCCAGGACGAAGTTCCTGGACCTATCCCAAGATCTAATCACAAGATGGTAGGGAGAAAGGCATCATTTAAACTTTCATGGGGATGTAATGGAGATAAAAATGGCCAGCATAAGCATGATTTTGTGTCCTTTGAAAAAGGTGATATAACAACAGCAGAACGGAGTAATAAGCAG ATCTTACTGAAATGGGAATCAACACCACAAACAGTGCTTTTCATAACCAAACCTAATTCCAACTCTGTGCATGTTCTTTGTGCAGAAATGGTCAG ATGGCTTAAGGAACATAAAAATATAAATGTCTTTGTTGAGCCACGCGTTAGCAAGGAGCTTCTAACTGAGGATTCCAACTATAACTTCATCCAAACATGGGATAATG ATGAGGAGATGAAGCTGCTGCACACAAAGGTTGATCTCATTGTAACTCTTGGCGGTGATGGAACTGTACTGTGG GCTGCATCATTGTTCAAAGGACCAGTTCCTCCAGTTGTTGCATTCTCCCTTGGATCACTCGGCTTCATGACACCTTTCC CAAGCGAGCAATACCGCGATTGCTTGGACAATGTTCTGAATGGACCATTTAGCATCACATTGAGAAACCGTCTACAGTGTCATGTAATCCGAGATGCAGCAAAGGATGAACTCGTGACCGAGGATCCAATATTAGTGTTAAACGAAGTTACAATCGACCGAGGAATATCATCTTACCTTACCTACTTGGAATGCTACTGTGACAGTTCTTTTGTTACTTGCGTACAAGGAGATGGACTAATCATATCAACTACATCTGGAAGCACAGCATATTCACTAGCAGCTGGAGGATCCATGGTTCATCCGCAG GTCCCAGGGATCCTTTTCACTCCAATCTGTCCGCATTCCTTGTCATTCAGACCTTTGATACTGCCTGAATACGTGACTCTGCGCGTTCAAGTGCCTTACAATAGCAGGGGCCATGCCTGGGCATCTTTTGACGGCAAAGATCGAAGGCAGTTATCACCCGGCGACGCTCTGATATGCAGCATTTCTCCTTGGCCTGTGCCAACAGCCTGCGTGATGGATTCAACGACCGATTTCCTGCGCAGCATCCACGAGGGTCTCCACTGGAACCTGAGGAAATCCCAGTCGTCCGACGGCCCGCGTGATTGA
- the LOC101759633 gene encoding probably inactive leucine-rich repeat receptor-like protein kinase At3g28040, protein MATTSPALLLLQQLFPLMLLLLLFIGAAPAARAADMPMPVNEEVLGLVVFKSALSDPTGALATWTESDATPCGWRRVECDPATSRVLRLSLDGLALSGPMPRGLDRLPALQELTLARNNLSGPLPPGLSLLTSLRSLDLSYNAFSGPLPDDVALLASLRYLDLTGNAFSGPLPPAFPPTIRFLMLSCNQFSGPIPEGLSKSPLLLHLNVSGNQLSGSPDFAGALWPLERLRTLDLSRNQFSGPVTDGIARLHNLKTVSLAGNRFFGAVPQDLGLCPHLSTLDLSSNAFDGHLPGSIAQLSSLVYLSASGNRLSGDVPAWLGKLAAVQHLDLSDNALTGSLPDSLGDLKALKYLSLSRNQLSGSVPASLSGCAKLAELRLRGNSLSGGIPDALFDVGLETLDMSSNALTGVLPSGSTRMAETLQWLDLSGNQLTGGIPTEMLLFFKLRYLNLSSNDLRTQLPPELGLLRNLTVLDLRSTGLYGAVPADLCESGSLAVLQLDGNSLAGPIPDSIGNCSSLYLLSLGHNGLTGPIPAGISELKKLEILRLEYNNLSGEIPQQLGALESLLAVNISHNRLVGRLPASGVFQSLDASALEGNLGICSPLVTQPCRMNVPKPLVLDPNEYTHGGGGGDNNLETNGAGAGMPRKRRFLSVSAMVAICAALVIVLGVIVITLLNMSARRRAEAAAPEQKELESIVTGSSTTKSSSGNGGKQLAAGKMVTFGPGTSLRSEDLVAGADALLSKATEIGRGAFGTVYRASVGEGRVVAIKKLAAASAVASRDDFDREVRVLGKAKHPNLLPLKGYYWTPQLQLLITDYAPHGSLEARLHGGAADGRPPMTWEERFRVVSGTARGLAHLHQAFRPPLIHYDVKPSNIFLDERCNPAVGDFGLARLLPRPEQQRRYALGSGYVAPELACQSLRVNEKCDIYGLGVVILEVVTGRRAVEYGDDDVVVLQDQVRVLLEHGNALECVDPGMGGAFPEEEVLPVLKLGMVCTSQIPSNRPSMAEVVQILQVIKAPVGGRMEAAARF, encoded by the exons ATGGCTACCACCTCTCCTGccctgctcctgctccagcAGCTGTTCCCGttaatgctgctgctgctgcttttcaTTGGGGCAGCGCCAGCGGCCAGGGCGGCCGACATGCCGATGCCTGTCAACGAGGAGGTGCTTGGGCTGGTGGTCTTCAAGTCGGCGCTCTCCGACCCGACCGGCGCGCTGGCCACGTGGACGGAGTCCGACGCCACGCCCTGCGGCTGGCGGCGCGTCGAGTGCGACCCGGCCACCTCCCGTGTGCTCCGCCTCTCCCTCGACGGCCTCGCGCTCTCCGGCCCCATGCCCCGTGGCCTCGACCGCCTCCCCGCGCTCCAGGAGCTCACCCTCGCCCGCAACAACCTCTCCGGCCCGCTCCCGCCGGGCCTCTCCCTCCTCACGTCGCTCCGCTCCCTCGACCTCTCCTACAACGCCTTCTCCGGCCCGCTCCCCGACGACGTCGCGCTGCTCGCCTCCCTCCGCTACCTCGACCTCACCGGCAACGCCTTCTCCGGCCCGCTCCCGCCCGCCTTCCCCCCGACCATCCGCTTCCTCATGCTCTCCTGCAACCAGTTCTCCGGCCCGATACCGGAGGGCCTCTCCAAGAGCCCGCTCCTGCTCCACCTCAACGTGTCCGGCAACCAGCTCTCCGGATCGCCGGACTTCGCCGGCGCGCTCTGGCCGCTCGAGCGCCTGCGAACGCTCGACCTCTCCCGCAACCAGTTCTCCGGCCCCGTCACCGACGGCATTGCCAGGCTCCACAACCTCAAGACCGTCAGCCTAGCCGGCAACAGGTTCTTCGGCGCCGTCCCGCAGGACCTCGGCCTGTGCCCGCACCTCAGCACCCTTGATCTGAGCTCCAACGCCTTCGACGGCCACCTCCCGGGCTCCATCGCCCAGCTCAGCTCGCTCGTCTACCTCTCCGCGTCCGGCAACCGCCTCTCCGGCGACGTCCCCGCTTGGCTCGGCAAGCTGGCCGCGGTGCAGCACCTGGATTTGTCCGACAACGCGCTCACCGGAAGCTTGCCGGACTCGCTTGGCGACCTCAAGGCGCTCAAGTACCTGAGCCTGTCCAGGAACCAGCTCTCCGGCTCCGTCCCAGCCTCGCTGTCGGGGTGCGCCAAGCTCGCCGAGCTGCGCCTGAGGGGCAACAGCCTCAGCGGCGGCATCCCCGACGCGCTGTTCGACGTCGGGCTCGAGACGCTCGACATGTCGTCCAACGCGCTGACGGGCGTCCTGCCGTCAGGCTCGACGAGGATGGCGGAGACCCTGCAGTGGCTGGACCTCTCCGGCAACCAGCTGACGGGCGGCATCCCCACGGAGATGCTGCTCTTCTTCAAGCTCCGGTACCTCAACCTGTCTAGCAACGACCTCCGCACGCAGCTTCCGCCGGAGCTCGGCCTGCTCCGCAACCTCACGGTGCTCGACCTGCGTAGCACCGGCTTGTACGGGGCGGTGCCCGCTGATCTCTGTGAGTCCGGGAGCCTCGCCGTGCTCCAGCTCGACGGCAACTCCCTCGCTGGCCCCATCCCCGACAGCATCGGGAACTGTTCTTCACTGTATCTACT GAGCTTGGGGCACAACGGGTTGACGGGGCCGATCCCGGCGGGCATCTCGGAGCTGAAGAAGCTGGAGATCCTGCGGCTGGAGTACAATAACCTGAGCGGCGAGATCCCACAGCAGCTGGGCGCGCTGGAGAGCCTCCTGGCCGTGAACATCTCGCACAACCGTCTGGTGGGGCGGCTGCCGGCGTCGGGCGTGTTCCAGAGCCTGGACGCGAGCGCGCTGGAGGGCAACCTCGGCATCTGCAGCCCGCTGGTGACGCAGCCGTGCCGGATGAACGTGCCCAAGCCGCTGGTGCTGGACCCCAACGAGTAcacgcacggcggcggcggcggcgataacAACCTCGAGACgaacggcgccggcgcgggtaTGCCGAGGAAGAGGCGGTTCCTGAGCGTGTCCGCCATGGTGGCCATCTGCGCGGCGCTGGTGATCGTCCTCGGCGTCATCGTGATCACCTTGCTCAACATGTCGGCTCGGCGgagggccgaggcggcggccccCGAGCAGAAGGAGCTGGAAAGCATCGTCACGGGCAGCTCGACGACAAAGTCGTCGTCCGGCAACGGCGGCaagcagctcgccgccggcaagaTGGTGACGTTCGGGCCAGGAACCAGCCTCCGGTCCGAGGACCTGGTCGCCGGCGCGGACGCGCTGCTGAGCAAGGCGACGGAGATCGGGCGCGGCGCGTTCGGCACGGTGTACCGCGCGTCGGTCGGCGAGGGGCGGGTGGTGGCGATCAagaagctggcggcggcgagcgccgtgGCGTCCCGCGACGACTTCGACCGCGAGGTGCGCGTCCTGGGGAAGGCGAAGCACCCCAACCTGCTGCCGCTCAAGGGCTACTACTGGACGCctcagctgcagctgctgatcACGGACTACGCGCCGCACGGCAGCCTGGAGGCGCGGCTCCACGGCGGTGCCGCCGACGGCCGGCCGCCGATGACGTGGGAGGAGCGGTTCCGCGTGGTGTCCGGCACGGCCCGAGGCCTGGCGCACCTGCACCAGGCGTTCCGGCCGCCGCTGATCCACTACGACGTGAAGCCGAGCAACATCTTCCTGGACGAGCGGTGCAACCCGGCGGTGGGCGACTTCGGGCTCGCGCGGCTGCTTCCTCGGccggagcagcagcggcggtaCGCGCTGGGCAGCGGGTACGTGGCGCCGGAGCTGGCGTGCCAGAGCCTGCGGGTGAACGAGAAGTGCGACATCTACGGGCTGGGCGTGGTGATCCTGGAGGTGGtgacggggcggcgggcggtggagtaCGGGGACGACGACGTGGTGGTGCTGCAGGACCAGGTGCGCGTGCTGCTGGAGCACGGGAACGCGCTGGAGTGCGTGGACCCCGGGATGGGCGGCGCGTtcccggaggaggaggtgctgcCGGTGCTGAAGCTGGGCATGGTGTGCACGTCGCAGATCCCGTCCAACCGCCCGTCCATGGCCGAGGTGGTCCAGATCCTGCAGGTCATCAAGGCACCCGTGGGAGGCAGAATGGAAGCCGCCGCCAGATTCTGA
- the LOC101760037 gene encoding protein RETICULATA-RELATED 4, chloroplastic, with product MASPIPPSSSLTTPTSQPAPLQLRIHLPTQPRRLSKLPFSRALPLPLLLRIPSPIIPSLPHALSSSFSGGGDDGHDNNNGGGGGGDKEGDGGHGDGGAPDDNRGEALFVLAQLGRKLESLPSDLAAAVDAGRVTGDIVRRFNDLEASALFRWLLQFRGFRERLLADDLFFAKLAMELGVGVIAKTAAEYEKRRENFVKEIDIVIADVIMAIVADFMLVYLPAPTVSLQPPLARNAGAIANFFHNCPDNAFQIALAGRSFSLLQRLGAILRNGAKLFAVGTSASLIGTGVTNALIKARKAVDKDLEGEVEDIPVVSTSVAYGVYMAISSNLRYQILAGVIEQRMLEPLLHNQKLLLSAMCFAVRTGNTFLGSLLWVDYARLVGVQKVQEA from the exons ATGGCCTCCCCCATCCCGCCCTCCTCTTCGCtcaccacccccacctcccagCCCGCCCCGCTCCAGCTCCGCATCCACCTCCCTACCCAGCCGCGCCGCCTCTCCAAGCTCCCCTTCTCGCGCgccctcccgctcccgctcctcctccgcattCCGAGCCCCATCATCCCGTCGCTCCCCCAcgcgctctcctcctccttctccggcggcggcgacgacggccatgACAAcaacaacggcggcggcggcggcggggataaGGAAGGGGATGGcggccacggcgacggcggcgcgcccgacGACAACCGCGGGGAGGCGCTGTTCGTGCTGGCGCAGCTGGGGAGGAAGCTCGAGAGCCTGCcgtccgatctcgcagccgccgtcgacgccggcCGCGTCACGGGGGACATCGTGCGCCGCTTCAACGACCTCGAGGCCTCCGCGCTCTTCCGCTGGCTGCTCCAGTTCAGGGGATTCAGGGagcgcctcctcgccgacgaCCTCTTCTTCGCAAAGCTCGCCATGGAGTTGGGCGTCGGGGTCATCGCCAAG ACTGCGGCAGAGTacgagaagaggagagagaatttCGTCAAAGAGATTGATATTGTCATAGCTGATGTG ATCATGGCGATAGTCGCGGATTTCATGCTTGTCTATCTTCCTGCTCCAACTGTATCTTTGCAGCCGCCACTTGCAAGGAATGCTGGAGCTATTGCCAACTTTTTCCATAACTGCCCAGATAATGCTTTCCAA ATTGCTTTGGCTGGAAGGTCATTCTCACTTCTGCAGAGGCTAGGAGCTATTCTG AGGAATGGTGCAAAGCTTTTCGCAGTGGGAACTAGTGCTTCTCTG ATTGGCACTGGTGTCACCAATGCACTGATCAAGGCAAGGAAGGCTGTTGACAAGGACCTCGAGGGCGAAGTCGAGGATATTCCAGTTGTATCGACTAGTGTCGCCTATGGTGTATACATGGCAATTTCTAGTAATCTCAG GTATCAGATTCTGGCTGGTGTGATCGAACAGAGGATGCTGGAGCCGCTGCTGCATAACCAGAAGCTACTACTGAGCGCAATGTGCTTCGCCGTTCGGACAGGCAACACATTCCTGGGCTCTTTGCT CTGGGTTGACTATGCCAGATTGGTGGGCGTCCAAAAGGTTCAAGAGGCCTAA